One Symphalangus syndactylus isolate Jambi chromosome 20, NHGRI_mSymSyn1-v2.1_pri, whole genome shotgun sequence DNA segment encodes these proteins:
- the CA4 gene encoding carbonic anhydrase 4 isoform X1 → MPSVRGRLWDSECQITLLWRLSKESHWCYEIQAQVSACLVPVKWGGNCQKDRQSPINIVTTKAKVDKKLGRFFFSGYDKKQTWTIQNNGHSVMMLLENKASVSGGGLPARYQATQLHLHWSNFLHNGSEHSLDGEHFAMEMHIVHEKEKGTSRNVKEVQDPEDEIAVLAFLVEAGPQVNEGFRPLVEALSNIPKPEMNTTMAESSLLDLLPKEEKLRHYFRYLGSLTTPTCDEKVVWTVFQEPIQLHREQILAFSQKLYYDKEQTLSMTDNVRPLQLLGQRVVIKSGAPGRPLPWALPALLGPMLACLLAGFL, encoded by the exons atgcCTTCTGTCAGAGGAAGATTATGGGACTCAGAATGTCAGATAACTCTCCTGTGGAGACTGAGCAAAG AGTCACACTGGTGCTACGAAATTCAAGCCCAGGTCTCCGCCTGCTTGG TGCCAGTCAAGTGGGGTGGAAATTGCCAGAAGGACCGCCAGTCCCCCATCAACATCGTCACCACCAAGGCAAAGGTGGACAAAAAACTGGGACGCTTCTTCTTCTCTGGCTACGATAAGAAGCAAACGTGGACCATCCAAAATAACGGGCACTCAG TGATGATGTTACTGGAGAACAAGGCCAGCGTTTCTGGCGGAGGACTGCCTGCCCGGTACCAGGCCACGCAGTTGCACCTGCACTGGTCCAACTTTCTACATAACGGCTCGGAGCACAGCCTGGATGGGGAACACTTTGCCATGGAG ATGCACATAGTACACGAGAAAGAGAAGGGGACATCGAGGAATGTGAAAGAGGTCCAGGACCCTGAAGATGAAATTGCGGTGCTGGCCTTTCTGGTGGAG gCTGGACCCCAGGTGAACGAGGGCTTCCGGCCGCTGGTGGAGGCGCTGTCTAATATCCCCAAACCTG agaTGAACACCACAATGGCAGAGAGCAGCCTGCTGGACCTGCTCCCCAaggaggagaaactgaggcactacTTCCGCTACCTGGGCTCACTCACCACACCAACCTGCGATGAGAAGGTTGTCTGGACTGTGTTCCAGGAGCCCATTCAGCTTCACAGAGAACAG ATCCTGGCATTCTCTCAGAAGCTGTACTACGACAAGGAACAGACACTGAGCATGACGGACAATGTCAGGCCCCTGCAGCTGCTGGGGCAGCGCGTGGTGATCAAGTCGGGGGCCCCGGGTCGGCCGCTGCCCTGggccctgcctgccctgctgGGCCCCATGCTGGCCTGCCTGCTGGCCGGCTTCCTGTGA
- the CA4 gene encoding carbonic anhydrase 4 isoform X4, which yields MDGLGRMWRWTPRPLESHWCYEIQAQVSACLVPVKWGGNCQKDRQSPINIVTTKAKVDKKLGRFFFSGYDKKQTWTIQNNGHSVMMLLENKASVSGGGLPARYQATQLHLHWSNFLHNGSEHSLDGEHFAMEMHIVHEKEKGTSRNVKEVQDPEDEIAVLAFLVEAGPQVNEGFRPLVEALSNIPKPEMNTTMAESSLLDLLPKEEKLRHYFRYLGSLTTPTCDEKVVWTVFQEPIQLHREQILAFSQKLYYDKEQTLSMTDNVRPLQLLGQRVVIKSGAPGRPLPWALPALLGPMLACLLAGFL from the exons ATGGATGGACTAGGTAGGATGTGGCGCTGGACACCGAGACCTCTGG AGTCACACTGGTGCTACGAAATTCAAGCCCAGGTCTCCGCCTGCTTGG TGCCAGTCAAGTGGGGTGGAAATTGCCAGAAGGACCGCCAGTCCCCCATCAACATCGTCACCACCAAGGCAAAGGTGGACAAAAAACTGGGACGCTTCTTCTTCTCTGGCTACGATAAGAAGCAAACGTGGACCATCCAAAATAACGGGCACTCAG TGATGATGTTACTGGAGAACAAGGCCAGCGTTTCTGGCGGAGGACTGCCTGCCCGGTACCAGGCCACGCAGTTGCACCTGCACTGGTCCAACTTTCTACATAACGGCTCGGAGCACAGCCTGGATGGGGAACACTTTGCCATGGAG ATGCACATAGTACACGAGAAAGAGAAGGGGACATCGAGGAATGTGAAAGAGGTCCAGGACCCTGAAGATGAAATTGCGGTGCTGGCCTTTCTGGTGGAG gCTGGACCCCAGGTGAACGAGGGCTTCCGGCCGCTGGTGGAGGCGCTGTCTAATATCCCCAAACCTG agaTGAACACCACAATGGCAGAGAGCAGCCTGCTGGACCTGCTCCCCAaggaggagaaactgaggcactacTTCCGCTACCTGGGCTCACTCACCACACCAACCTGCGATGAGAAGGTTGTCTGGACTGTGTTCCAGGAGCCCATTCAGCTTCACAGAGAACAG ATCCTGGCATTCTCTCAGAAGCTGTACTACGACAAGGAACAGACACTGAGCATGACGGACAATGTCAGGCCCCTGCAGCTGCTGGGGCAGCGCGTGGTGATCAAGTCGGGGGCCCCGGGTCGGCCGCTGCCCTGggccctgcctgccctgctgGGCCCCATGCTGGCCTGCCTGCTGGCCGGCTTCCTGTGA
- the CA4 gene encoding carbonic anhydrase 4 isoform X3, with translation MWMLLALLALSAARPSASAESHWCYEIQAQVSACLVPVKWGGNCQKDRQSPINIVTTKAKVDKKLGRFFFSGYDKKQTWTIQNNGHSVMMLLENKASVSGGGLPARYQATQLHLHWSNFLHNGSEHSLDGEHFAMEMHIVHEKEKGTSRNVKEVQDPEDEIAVLAFLVEAGPQVNEGFRPLVEALSNIPKPEMNTTMAESSLLDLLPKEEKLRHYFRYLGSLTTPTCDEKVVWTVFQEPIQLHREQILAFSQKLYYDKEQTLSMTDNVRPLQLLGQRVVIKSGAPGRPLPWALPALLGPMLACLLAGFL, from the exons ATGTGGATGCTGCTGGCGCTCCTGGCCCTCTCCGCGGCGCGGCCATCGGCCAGTGCAG AGTCACACTGGTGCTACGAAATTCAAGCCCAGGTCTCCGCCTGCTTGG TGCCAGTCAAGTGGGGTGGAAATTGCCAGAAGGACCGCCAGTCCCCCATCAACATCGTCACCACCAAGGCAAAGGTGGACAAAAAACTGGGACGCTTCTTCTTCTCTGGCTACGATAAGAAGCAAACGTGGACCATCCAAAATAACGGGCACTCAG TGATGATGTTACTGGAGAACAAGGCCAGCGTTTCTGGCGGAGGACTGCCTGCCCGGTACCAGGCCACGCAGTTGCACCTGCACTGGTCCAACTTTCTACATAACGGCTCGGAGCACAGCCTGGATGGGGAACACTTTGCCATGGAG ATGCACATAGTACACGAGAAAGAGAAGGGGACATCGAGGAATGTGAAAGAGGTCCAGGACCCTGAAGATGAAATTGCGGTGCTGGCCTTTCTGGTGGAG gCTGGACCCCAGGTGAACGAGGGCTTCCGGCCGCTGGTGGAGGCGCTGTCTAATATCCCCAAACCTG agaTGAACACCACAATGGCAGAGAGCAGCCTGCTGGACCTGCTCCCCAaggaggagaaactgaggcactacTTCCGCTACCTGGGCTCACTCACCACACCAACCTGCGATGAGAAGGTTGTCTGGACTGTGTTCCAGGAGCCCATTCAGCTTCACAGAGAACAG ATCCTGGCATTCTCTCAGAAGCTGTACTACGACAAGGAACAGACACTGAGCATGACGGACAATGTCAGGCCCCTGCAGCTGCTGGGGCAGCGCGTGGTGATCAAGTCGGGGGCCCCGGGTCGGCCGCTGCCCTGggccctgcctgccctgctgGGCCCCATGCTGGCCTGCCTGCTGGCCGGCTTCCTGTGA
- the CA4 gene encoding carbonic anhydrase 4 isoform X2, whose amino-acid sequence MWMLLALLALSAARPSASAESHWCYEIQAQATLSPCLVPVKWGGNCQKDRQSPINIVTTKAKVDKKLGRFFFSGYDKKQTWTIQNNGHSVMMLLENKASVSGGGLPARYQATQLHLHWSNFLHNGSEHSLDGEHFAMEMHIVHEKEKGTSRNVKEVQDPEDEIAVLAFLVEAGPQVNEGFRPLVEALSNIPKPEMNTTMAESSLLDLLPKEEKLRHYFRYLGSLTTPTCDEKVVWTVFQEPIQLHREQILAFSQKLYYDKEQTLSMTDNVRPLQLLGQRVVIKSGAPGRPLPWALPALLGPMLACLLAGFL is encoded by the exons ATGTGGATGCTGCTGGCGCTCCTGGCCCTCTCCGCGGCGCGGCCATCGGCCAGTGCAG AGTCACACTGGTGCTACGAAATTCAAGCCCAG GCCACCCTCTCTCCCTGCTTAGTGCCAGTCAAGTGGGGTGGAAATTGCCAGAAGGACCGCCAGTCCCCCATCAACATCGTCACCACCAAGGCAAAGGTGGACAAAAAACTGGGACGCTTCTTCTTCTCTGGCTACGATAAGAAGCAAACGTGGACCATCCAAAATAACGGGCACTCAG TGATGATGTTACTGGAGAACAAGGCCAGCGTTTCTGGCGGAGGACTGCCTGCCCGGTACCAGGCCACGCAGTTGCACCTGCACTGGTCCAACTTTCTACATAACGGCTCGGAGCACAGCCTGGATGGGGAACACTTTGCCATGGAG ATGCACATAGTACACGAGAAAGAGAAGGGGACATCGAGGAATGTGAAAGAGGTCCAGGACCCTGAAGATGAAATTGCGGTGCTGGCCTTTCTGGTGGAG gCTGGACCCCAGGTGAACGAGGGCTTCCGGCCGCTGGTGGAGGCGCTGTCTAATATCCCCAAACCTG agaTGAACACCACAATGGCAGAGAGCAGCCTGCTGGACCTGCTCCCCAaggaggagaaactgaggcactacTTCCGCTACCTGGGCTCACTCACCACACCAACCTGCGATGAGAAGGTTGTCTGGACTGTGTTCCAGGAGCCCATTCAGCTTCACAGAGAACAG ATCCTGGCATTCTCTCAGAAGCTGTACTACGACAAGGAACAGACACTGAGCATGACGGACAATGTCAGGCCCCTGCAGCTGCTGGGGCAGCGCGTGGTGATCAAGTCGGGGGCCCCGGGTCGGCCGCTGCCCTGggccctgcctgccctgctgGGCCCCATGCTGGCCTGCCTGCTGGCCGGCTTCCTGTGA